The Pricia mediterranea genome includes a window with the following:
- a CDS encoding HlyD family secretion protein, whose product MKTTYIVVIAMSLTTLLSCSGNGEKADGYGNFEATETTVSAEANGKLLFFDVEEGHRLEENVIVGVIDTVQMSLKRDQLLAAKNTIFSKSRNVLSQREVLKEQLKVAQNDRARITNLIKANAATQKQLDDINGQIEILKQRMKSVETQNAPIVNEVKGIEVQIQQIEDQIEKSVLKNPIKGTVLVKYAEPNEIAAFGKPLYKISDLDEMELRVYIGETQLATIRVGQEVTVKIDDADTMKSYDGTVSWISDSAEFTPKIIQTKEERVNLVYAVKVRVKNDGSLKIGMPAEMWIGNE is encoded by the coding sequence ATGAAAACAACCTACATAGTTGTAATTGCGATGAGCCTGACGACATTGTTGTCCTGTTCCGGTAACGGGGAGAAGGCAGACGGATATGGAAACTTTGAGGCGACGGAAACCACAGTTTCCGCAGAGGCCAATGGCAAGCTCCTTTTTTTTGATGTCGAGGAAGGGCATAGGCTCGAAGAAAACGTTATTGTCGGCGTTATCGATACCGTTCAAATGTCACTGAAACGGGACCAGCTCTTGGCTGCCAAAAATACTATTTTCTCCAAATCGCGGAACGTGCTCTCACAGCGGGAAGTTTTAAAAGAACAACTAAAAGTAGCCCAGAACGATCGGGCACGTATCACGAATCTGATCAAAGCCAATGCCGCCACCCAAAAACAGCTCGACGACATCAATGGCCAAATCGAAATTCTGAAACAACGCATGAAAAGTGTGGAGACGCAAAATGCACCCATCGTCAATGAGGTAAAGGGCATCGAGGTACAGATACAACAGATCGAGGACCAAATCGAAAAAAGTGTCCTGAAAAATCCAATAAAGGGAACCGTTCTGGTAAAATATGCCGAACCCAACGAAATCGCCGCTTTTGGGAAACCCCTCTATAAAATATCCGATTTGGATGAAATGGAGCTTCGGGTCTACATCGGCGAAACCCAGCTGGCAACTATCAGGGTAGGGCAGGAGGTAACCGTAAAAATTGATGATGCGGACACTATGAAATCCTACGACGGAACGGTATCGTGGATTTCCGACTCGGCGGAATTTACGCCCAAGATCATACAGACCAAAGAGGAGCGGGTCAATTTGGTGTATGCCGTAAAAGTGAGGGTGAAAAATGACGGAAGCCTGAAAATCGGTATGCCGGCGGAGATGTGGATCGGAAATGAGTGA
- a CDS encoding ABC transporter ATP-binding protein, with the protein MGISVKNISKSYGKVKALEDISFTINHGELFGLIGPDGAGKTTLFRILTTLLIADEGEASVAGYDVFKEYKSIRNHVGYMPGRFSLYQDLSVEENLNFFATIFGTTIEENYDLIKDIYVQIEPFKDRRAGKLSGGMKQKLALSCALIHKPKVLFLDEPTTGVDPVSRKEFWDMLKRLQQKNITILVSTPYMDEAALCDRIALMQDGKILEIDVPGAIVEQYPKAIYNVGANNMYGLIESLNAYEHRHSVFPFGEFVHYTDNRPDFDPASLRRYLERQHLSEIHIEKTQPTIEDTFMELARQ; encoded by the coding sequence ATGGGCATATCCGTAAAGAACATCAGCAAATCATATGGGAAGGTAAAGGCGTTGGAAGATATTTCCTTTACCATAAATCACGGGGAACTGTTCGGGCTGATAGGCCCCGACGGAGCGGGGAAAACGACCCTGTTCCGCATACTGACGACCCTGTTGATCGCCGATGAAGGGGAGGCTAGCGTTGCAGGGTACGATGTCTTCAAGGAGTATAAGTCCATCAGAAATCATGTGGGCTATATGCCGGGCCGGTTTTCGCTCTATCAAGATCTTAGCGTGGAGGAAAACCTGAACTTTTTTGCGACGATATTCGGGACCACGATCGAGGAAAATTACGATCTGATCAAGGACATCTACGTGCAGATCGAACCGTTCAAGGATCGGCGTGCGGGAAAACTGTCCGGAGGTATGAAACAAAAACTGGCCCTGTCATGTGCGCTGATCCACAAGCCCAAGGTCTTGTTTCTCGACGAGCCCACTACCGGGGTAGATCCCGTGTCCCGTAAGGAGTTCTGGGACATGTTGAAACGCTTGCAGCAGAAAAACATTACCATTCTGGTCTCCACCCCATATATGGACGAGGCCGCCCTGTGCGATCGTATCGCGCTTATGCAGGACGGCAAGATCTTAGAGATCGACGTGCCCGGTGCCATTGTAGAACAGTATCCGAAAGCTATTTACAATGTGGGCGCGAACAATATGTACGGGCTCATAGAAAGCCTAAACGCCTATGAGCACAGGCATAGCGTGTTCCCGTTTGGCGAATTTGTGCACTATACCGATAACAGGCCGGATTTTGACCCGGCTTCCTTGAGGCGCTATTTAGAGAGGCAGCACCTATCGGAAATCCATATCGAAAAAACACAGCCCACTATAGAGGACACTTTTATGGAACTTGCCCGCCAATGA